ttttggtgggagaagactgaacagatgtagctggatgtatcaactctggtgcagtcaaggtgcaccctggaacacttcctgatctccgtctcagagagaagcctcagtctgggtgcagaagctgaataaattcccccttggacgctggcagtgcaggttccaagttaaagaccctgggggcgcaggatcttttgctcgtccccaaagccaaggcagtggcggctgtctgggagctcctgaccgccagagaggttccaagcagcgatcgcacacggAGATTTTGCCgcgggccggggctgggagtgcccggcttgcgcgcacctcttttcagaggcggctgtgggtcgggcgcgcgtctggggcactgagaacggggcgctggtccgtaagccgcaggctgggcttctgcgcgcctctgtccggggaagagtttcgcacgcgcgcggcttagactttgaaacaatggccccgggtcaagaagcgcccccggaccttagaaacccaggagagctggagcgacgtgcgcgcgcatctcaagctttgtggtagggctagcgcgcgttctgcagaccggcgcagctcccatcccctcacaggagccggaacccacgcgctctggggcgcgctggcggcttagggaccaggagccggtttctctgccgcactctctgcctccgcgctggggaggccgtctgggaccggggacttaagcccctgtccctagccgacctgattcccacaatttgcccccgcgatcctttgctcttttggagttctttcaaccagtctccaagttaatgctggtccccagatgcagggcaccctcgctcgtatcggggtatgactttcgcaccggtcgcctctggtggctccctcccccttttgtttatcttccaatatcagtccgctgttcccattccgctttacctgcccactggcgtcttctgcccctgtagagatccagacgtgtataattctgatctcaggctgatttcatgggtgatcggagttctttggtaggtaatcagctcactttggggtaccagctgaaaagacgcctcttcctagtaccccgccatcttgtcccccctctcttttcatttcttatgtTTACTCTTAGTAATATGTATAATATCTGCCATGTTTTGTATCATATAGGACGGTTGATGTAGATACTGACAGACAATTCATCTTGTAAACAGATGATGTAAACTTATGATGCTAatatagtacagtactgtaaatatattttctcttccttatgattttcttagtaacattttcttttctctagcttacttcattgtaagaatacagtatataatatatgtagcatacaaaatatgtattaatcaactgtttaggttattggtaaggcttttgCAACCGTAAGGTTATAGTCCAACAATAACAATGGGTTTTGTCTGATCGTCTGGTAACAGCTGCCTAAATGGCCATATTGTGGCCAATCCTTGGCTCAGCAGGAAGGAATTATGATCAGTTGGCCGCATCAGTCatgagagctgggggtggggagtagcgGTGGGTGGAGCATGGCAGTCCTACCAGACATTTGTCTCCCTGAGCTAGGTGACTTGCCCATGCTTGTATGGATGAGTACCTTCCCCACAGCCACTGTTCAGCAGACTGCTGTAAATGGAGAAATCATGAAGTTCCAGCCAGACCCTTCCCAACTGTAAAAGCACTGAAGGATGCAATGGGCAATGCAACTACTATATTTGAACCAGTGCAATGCATGGATTGCGATCAAAACACAGCTTTATTGTGTCcctcaccattttttttaagCTCCATTCAGGAGGGATGATTTGTCCTGcccagatttaaaacaaaataaaacaaaacaaaacaaagcttcaAGTATACCCTTTGATTGTTCAGAGATAATAATCCTACAGGAACTTGAGTCCCAAATCTAGTTTCCATGTAGAGGTTAGAATATCTAAACCCTTAGCCACACTCCAGAGGCTGAAATCTGACGGTTAAATCTTAAATCTCCCTCTCCTGGTCTGGGTCCATTTAGGGACAAGGGCCTTTTCTCACCTCTGTTCTGCTCATCTTCCTCCACCTTGAGCTGCTCTTTCACTCCTGGCAGGGATCGAAGTTGGGGAGAGGGTGCAGATAAAGGTGAGCTAGCCCAAACATCAGTTTCCTGACCTCTGGGCCTAGGAGGAATTTCCCGCTGACTTATAAGGGTGATATTTTCATGGGCTCTTCTGTGGTTCCCTGAAGGCCTCCTTTTTCCTGCCACTCCCAGGCCTGGAAGCACATCCCCAGCCTCTTTCCTGTGGGGCCCTCTTGCCCCTCTGGGAAGCTCCGTGGGTGGATCTTCAGACACCCCTGACTggctctctctcctctgcacCCCACACTGCACAAACTAGGGGAACAATCAGTCCCTCTACACAGTACCGTCCCAGAGCCTAAGTGGTTGGCCAGCCATGCTTTTTCTCTCCCGATTTCCCAGGTACAGTCAGACTCCAGtccttcccagaaaccccaggaAACCCTCTACCCTAGGCCTGACTGACATTTCTCTAAGTGACCCAGGATGATTTCCACTGGAATCATCTGGAGACCTCTTTTAAAATACTTAGATCTGGCTCTTCTCCCCTCTCCAATCCACTGGATCAGCAACTGAAGGAAGAAGCCTGGAAATCGCCACTGCCAttgccaaataaaatacagaactccatgggcacctgggcggctcagggggttaagcctctgcttttggctcaggtcatggtctcgggtcctggggtcgagtcctgcatcgggctctctgcttggtggggagcctgcttcctcctctctctctgcctgcctccctgcctacttgtgatctatcaaataaataaataaaatctttaaaaaatatagaactcCAAATACATTaggatttcagaagaaaaaataaacaaatacatatttttagtgTGTGTATGTTCTAAAGATTGCATTGGGTACACACATACgagaaatatacttttttttttaacctgaaattcAAAATTAAGTGGCCatcctgtatttttctttgataaatcTGGTAACCTTAATCTGCACTGAACAAGTTCCCCAGGCTGCACAGTGAAGTTAGAGATCCCATTGGTCAGTACCGTGGGATAAATAAAGTCACCATAATGACGACCCCTGGGGGCCTTGGAAGCATCAGTCAGGCAGTCGTCCCTGGGCAACCTGTGTCGTCACGTGCCTTGGAGTTCTCTAGATTCCTAATAGAGCACTGAAGTTTCTCTTCACACCTGATCCCCTGTGTTTGCCCAATTCCAGGGCGAGGTAATCCCACTGTGGTCTATGGGAATGGTGTCCTCTGGAGATGTGGATGTGCATGGCAGCTCTGACCCTACCCATCTCTCCCCTCCATCGGTTCAGGCATTTTGCAATCTATTGTTATTGTAAAGAAGCttggcacacacaaaaaataaataaataaaaataataaaataatgctgGGCAGTGTATGAGTATTTCACGAGAAATAGAGCCCAGTTGTGTTAATAGAAGGAATAGAGACCCAGAAGGAAATGGTTCTTCCTAGACATGAGCATTGCTTTTGTCCAGATGCTTCTGTAGAAAATGAGCAGCAGTTTAGTGTGGGTCTGTCTATTATTCCTGCTTCCCCACAAGGGGGATTAGCAGTCATCCTCCTTTCTCCCAACTGACCTATGACCCAGGTGGCTCCACCCCTCCACAACCCACCCCCAGCACTTGAGCAAAGGGGAAAGCCACCAGAATttagcaggggtgggaggagcagatgTAGGGGAGGAAGAGAGCTGAGACtaaaggaagaacagagggaaagcTCTCCTGGTGGTCAGACTAGGGCCCCATGACCCAGTATGCTTTGGTACTTTTATTCACATGCCAGTAAAGAAGAAAAGGGTTAGCCACTCATCAGGCCTCCTCTGTTTGAGGAGGCAGATTACATATTATTCAGAACAGGTGGGGATCACACCACCCCATGACCACACAACAGGCCCTGGCCTAATACTCAGAGTGGAACCCTGGGTGCCAAAGAACAGCTATCTCCAGGGCCCCGTGGGATAAGAGAAGGAGTCAGTCACCTACCCTGGAATTTCTCCTCTCAGGAAGTAGTTGGAGCCACATCCTTGGTAAGTAAAGAGGGGCCAGCACCTGAGTCACATAATCTGGTTTTGAGCTTCACAATGACTTTACGGATGGACCCTATTATTCCTTTTCAGCAGCTGAGAAAACCACAGGAGCTAGGCTGGGAAGAGTAGACACTCTGGTCTGCAAAATGAACTATGGTCACCTTGGGAACTGAAATGAATGAGATTCTCTTCCAACCACTGGTCCTGGCCAGTGGCCAGGAAGGCAGTACTGAGCTTGATTGGGTAGAGTCCACCCCAGTCAGTGTGCTTAAAGTATGCAAAAAAATAGTAAGGTCCAAATCCTATGACTGAGCTGCTGACAGAAGGAGAAGACATAGACCAGGCATTTTCACCTTTGAGTCTCATATTCCCATCTATAGATGTGGACAGGGGATTATCTGAAGATTTGGGGGCCATGTATAATCAACCCAGAAAGTGGTGGCTGCAAGGATTTTAACCTGCTGGGCTATGCATGAGGCGAAGCCAGAGCCTCTGAACCCAGTCTAGAAGGCTCATGCCAGCAGCCCAAGATCAGAGGTCTGAGCAGAAAACTCTTAGGGCAAATGTATTGGGTAGGGTAGTAGTGCTGGGAGAGGCCTCTGGGCCTCCTGGATCCCCTCCCCAATCTACAGGCCCAGCCTGGCAACCCTTCCCTTAGGCATTATGCACACATTCACAGAGAGCCCCTGACATTACAGGCTTTGTGAAAGAGGAGGCATTTGAGCCTTAAAACACATGGGAGTGACAAGGGCCAAAAGCAAGGTGTCTGCCAAGGACTCAGTGAGAGGTGGGTCCTAACCAGATCAGTGAGAAGGGAAGCTCAGACTAGACACCTTCAAGGATGGGGTACCACCCCTGAGCAACCATCTTagaaacaaaatggcaaaaagagAAGCCTGCATGACCTGTCTGAGTTCTTAAACTCCACAGCCTATTGTGACATCATTGACCAGGAACTGGCTATAAGAAGGGAGGCTCTATCAGCATCATATCCCTGATCCCTGGCCTCCATCACCTCCTAGGCCAACATCAAAGCCAAGGGCCATGCTCCTGTTATCAATTCTGCTGCTCATGTTCCAAGTCAAAGGCGTACATTTTGGTATGTGGTCTCTTTTCCCAGTGGCCAGAACAGCTCTCCCAGGTGGGGTTGGGCATGACAGTGGCCCTGCTCACATCACTTTCATCTAGTCAGTGGTGAGCATTAAGGGCTAAGGGAGAGATGTGGTTATTGAGCTCATTAACTAGCTAATTGGTCATTAAGAGGCTGGCCCACAAGGGCACAAGAGTAGTAGCTTCATGTTTTCCCTCATACCACTCCCCCACAAAAAATACTTCCCactcttctcctcttccccagcccaGAGTTCAGCCTGTCTGAtcttaaatttcagttttgaaatcCTAAACTTTATCTCAAATGAGTAATGGAGGGCCTAGAAGTAAGTGCCCAGAATGAGCTGAGCATCAGATTTCCAAATCGGGGGAAAAAGAGAATGGGGGTCAGAAGCATGACAGAGCTCTGGGGAACTGCAGGTACAGAGCAGAAGCCTAACTGGGCACAttcacatgtgtgcatgcagaTAGAAGGCCAGGGCCTTCTGTTCTTAATGGGCAGCTCCTTACCATTGGTTCCTTGATGGGTTCTCTCTCTAAGGCTTGGATGAGGTTGGAGGGGAGCTGGGTTACTTAGTGCCTCTCATGGGTAAGGTAATTCCCTATGTTTAATTTCCACCCCATTATAGTGGGGTCTCCACTCTCAGCCCCATGCATTTGTGACCAACTCTGTGCCTTATGAAGGTTGAAGATTTGTCCAAGTCACATAGTGCGGAAGTGGGCAGGGATTTTTGCACCCATCTGACTCTGGACCTGCATTTTCCTCTCCGCACACTACCCCATGAAAAGAACACAGCCTATTCACCTGGCGTCCCTCAAGATTCTGGCCTGGGTGTTGGCTGAAATGTGAGTGAGTCAGGGATTGGAAGAGAACCAGCAGAACGTGCCCCTCTACAGTGTTTACAACTGCAGCTGATTCTCACCCATTTCAGCATTGCCTCCATCACTGCTCAGGGGTTTTATGCTCTAGTATTAATTGACAAGTCCACACAATTCTACACTGGTGATATTGGTTGTTCTCAGGATGAAGATGGAGAATGCGGCCCATGGAGCCTTTGGGGCGAGATGAAATGAGAAATTCTGACAGCTAATGTAGCTTGAGGATTTActttgtgccaagcactgtgttgGGCACCTCAATGcccactatctcatttaatctgtaAAACATCTGTTTTATAGGGTAGGTCCATTTTAataatgaagaaagagagagtaagcaagGATAAGTAGTTTTCCCCAATGCTTACTGAAATCATTCAGTCAATAAGcaacagagccaggattcagtCTTGGGGTGTGGGACCCGAGCCCACCCTCTTAGCAAATGTGATATTCTGCTTCTCAGAGATGACACAGGATTGCTACCCATAACAATCACCCATAATTTGATCAAGCTTCAAGCTCATAATCACTCTTAGTGTCATAACACATTTCCTCCCACAAGCATCAGGGCAGCTTGTTAACATGATTAAAACAGTATGttcatatatgttttttttatCCTGACTTTTCCCTTTCAACATTGTATCTTAAACATTTGGCTCACATCATTAAAAACCCTTCATAAGCATAATTTTTATGGCTATTTGCATGTGCCCTACTTTAGTCATAACACTGAGGATGCCTTCAATTTGTTGCTATTATAGAGATCACTGTAGTGAACATCTTTCAATTGCTGCCTTCCAGATTCTTCCCTTAGGATAGTTCCCAGCAGTGGAGCCACTGAGTCAGAGGATTCCTCATCCCTGTTGAGTGTCCCCTCCATGCCAGCTGTGATGCtatcattctttttgttgttgttgttgttttatttatttatttttaaatttaatttcttttcagtgtaacaattcattgtttatacaccacacccagtgctccatgcaatacgtgccctccataatacccaccatcaggctcccccaagctcccacccccagccccttcaaaaccctcagattgtttttcagagtccatagtctctcatggttcatctccccctccaatttccctcaactcccttctcctctccatctccccatgtcccctgggttatttcttatgctccacaaataagtgaaaccatatgataattgactctttctgcttgacttatttcactcagcataatctcttcgagtcatgtccatgttgatacaaaagctgggtattcgtcctttctgatggaggcataatactccatagtgtatatggaccacatcttccttatccatttgtccgttgaagggcatcttggttctttccacagtttggcaaccgtggccattgctgctatgaacattgggttacagtttgcccttcttttcactacatctgtatctttggggtaaatacccagtagtgcaattgcagggtcatagggaaactctatttttaatttcttgaggaatctccacactgttttccaaattggctgcaccaacttgcattcccaccaacagtgtaagagggtttccctttctccacatcctctccaacccatattttttcctgtcttgctaattttgcccattctgaccagtgtaaggtggtatctcaatgtggttttaacttgaatcttcctgatggctagtgatgatgaacattttttcatgtgtctgatagccatttatatgtcttaattggggaagggtctgttcatgtcttctgcccatttttttgatatgattgtctgttttgtgtgtgatgagtttgagaagttctttatagatcgtggatatcaaccttttgtctgtactgtcatttgcaaatatcttctcccattccatacgttgcctctttgttttgttgactatttctgatttcaagctttactacaaagtgaTTACCAAGacggcatggtactggcataaaaatagacacatagaccagtggaaaagagtagagagcccagatatggaccctcaagtctacgagcaaataatctttgacaaagcaggaaaaaatatacagtggaaaagacagctcttcaataaatggtgctgggaaaattggacagctgtgtgtagaagaatgaaactcgactattctcttacaccatacacaaagataaactcgaaatggaaaaagacctcagcgtgagacaggaatccatcagaatcctagaggagaacataagcagtaacctctttgatatcagccacagcaacttctttcaaaatatgtctccaaaggcaaaggaaacaaaagcgaaaatgaacttttgggacttcatcatgatGCTATTGTTCTACTATCAACAAGGCAGACATGTCTTCTTCCCCAGATGAAGCTTACATTCTGATATCAGAGGCAAAAAGGGATGAATAATCTCCAACTTAATGATAAAGTGATGAAGAAATATAATACAGGGTAGGAGATAAAGAGGGACCAGGACAGGAGGGGTTAGGGAGAACTTTCCAAAGAAGTGATTCTTGAACAAAGGCTTAAACAAAGTGAGCCACACAACCATCTGAGAGAAGAATATTCCAGACAGAGAGGGGCTCTGAGTAGTGCCAAGAGCACTCACTGTGAAGTCAGATTGCCTAGGTTCAAATTTTGGTCTGGCCATGACTAGCTGTGttaccttgggcaaattacttaacctctctgtcccTCAGCTATCTCAactgtaaagtggggatgattataatagtacctatctcacagaattattatgaaaattaagtaaattgGTCTTTGTAGAGTGTTTGTAACAATGCATGACACCTAGTAAGCACTCTGTGTTtggtaaataaaaaaagagtatagATCCAAAAGTTCTGAAAAGAGCCTTTATAGATTACTGACAGTTGAAGTCTTTTGATGCAAATTGCTGAATTTTCACtctagttgttcttttttttttttttttttttaagcaaaacatGACCACTATTTGGTCAATCCAACCCACACTACAAAATCTGGAAGGCAGCAATTCACTGAAAAATTGCAAAAGTGGCATCAAGAAAGAGACAAGAGGTGATCTTAGGCTCCTTAAAGTCAAACTCTTTCCTTGTTCCAGAGTACAAAGCAATGTTCAAGCCAACCAACATAAATGGAAAGGCTTCTCCTCCTGTGGGCAAGGTGCTGGATCTGTACTCTGTCCAGAGCTGAATATCTCTTCTCTGCAAGAGCAGCCACAGCCTTTGCTCTCAGCTTCTCAGGGCATGGagctcctctgcctggaatagaATGTTTTAACCTAAAATGGCTTAGGCTCAGGGCTTGCAGAAGGTCCACACCCTTTCTGGGTCATCTTGTTTCCTGCATGTATGTTTCCTATGGTTGCtataacaaacaaacacaaacttaACACCCATTTCTTACCTTTCATTTTTGTAGGATAAAAGTGTGCACAGGTCTCACTGGGCAAAGATCAAGCTGTGAGCAGGACTTTGTTCCTAACCTGAGGCTTTAGGGGAGAATCTTAGCTTTGCCTTTTCTAGGTTTACAGGGTATCTATATTCCTTGGCTGGTAGTCCCTCCATCTTCAAAGATAGCAGCATGCATCTCTGCATGCCTTTCTTCCATAGTCATATCTATCTCCTGCATCCTTTCACCATGTTAAGGACTCTTGTAACTACACTGGGCCCACTCACATtattcaggataatctccccattttaAGGTCAGCGGATTAGCAACTTTAATTCCATCTTCCAAGTCCCTCTTTCCCTGAAAGGTAACAGAGTCATAAGTTCCAGGGCATAGTCCATTAGGACATGGACAACTATTGGGTGTGGGGTCATTATTCTGCCTAACACtcctgaaaatgaacttttgggacaaatatttccctcatttttctttgGCTAGAGCTTAGAAACAAGCTCAAAGAAGTGACTTTTCTGAGATCACAATGCTAGAGAGGGGACAGAGTCAACACTTCTGTCCCAGACCCCGTGCAGCAAAATAAAGTATCTGTTGGCTTACTTGTCTTCCTAAAGGTGCTTCACTGCGGCCCTCGGTTTCCACATCTCTGGAAAAGGTGTAATAATAGCTACTTATAAGCCTTCATGGACATTGACAACATGTTgcatcttttcctgtttttttttttctctttcatccaCCAGAATGTGGTAAAAGACCAATTTTTGAAGAAGGAGCTCAGTATTCCAAAATCATAGGGGGGATGGAGGCTGAGGTGGGTGAGTTCCCGTGGCAGGTGAGTATTCAGGCAAGAAATGAACATTTCTGTGGCGGCTCAATCATCAACAAGTGGTGGATTGTCACTGCTGCTCACTGTTTAATTTTTGAAGAGCTACTGTAAGTATCAAGAGCCCATCCTTGTTGCTTCTGACACTGTTCATTCCCAGGGCACTCCCACACTCAGCAAAACTTGATTGCTAAGGGAAATCCTAGACCTGGTCAGTCCTGAGCCAGACAGGAATGACTACCACCCAACCCTTCCAGCcccaggaaggaggaggcagtGAACCTGAAGGTGGCATCTGCTATGCCCTCTTCACTGTCACCCAGGACAAATAACTATTGTTTCCCTGAGGTCAAACACTGTCCTCTTCAGGAGCATTCATGGTTTTGTAGGGTCAAAGGCTTGTTCCATCCACCTCTTCTAGGACTTGTAAGACCTTCTAGGAGGATAGTCTGCTAATTCTGGAAGTCAGGAATCCTGGGCTATCTGACACCATATTTACTTGCTCCTTGGAGAGTTTTCTCTGCACTCCAAGAGACTGGTTGTAAGTCTAGCATTTACTGTTTACTAATCATGAATCAGTTACCTGCTAAGAAATTACTTGGATTAACTTATTCATTCTGACATTCAGCTATGTGAACAAGGTAGATGAATAATCCCATTTTAACTCATTCAATCTTGCAATAACACTCTGAGGCAGGTAGAATGAACAATACTATTTttatagagaaggaaacaggcccaATATGACTGGGTGACTCACCCTTGATGCACACATAGTAAACAAAAATAGGATTTAAATCCTGGCTCCAGTGCCTATGCTTTCTGCTATACCTGCTATACCACCTCAAGAAAGTTTGAAGATACACGGAAagtctaactttttaaaaattaataaaaaaacaggAGAAAGTTTCATCATGGCATATCCAAGGAAACTTGTCACATATGCTTCCATTATATACTTAAGGATTGGCTATTGGGAAGTTTCTGGCCATTTTGCCCTGAGGGAAtgcttaaattattattaaagattttttatgctTAATCAACAGTAAGTATAGATTCAATTCTGTGCCTGAGTCTCTGAGTGACTGGTAGGCAAATCAATGTAATAACACCTTACCTATCTGAAGTGAGTTTGAGCCATGCCAAGTGGCCTCCTGTGTATTCTTTGGAATACCCAAAGCTAAGTACTTTCTCGGTAGCATTAGACAGGAGTATTTCATTCACATCTCTAGGACTGTGCTGGAGCAGCAATGTGGCTATAATCTGACACCCCTGGTGTTTCACTTCCCTCTACCTTTTTCAAATTCTTACATCTTCTGAGCAACAGCCCCAGTAGGACAAGTCTGAAAGGTCCCTAGAACTATAGCGGATTTAGGGGTTTGGGGCAGCATAAATTATGTGCTCTTCATGActcctcttccctgcctccttcctcctctctgtttctgtgccaCCAGTCCAACAGACTTGAGCGTTGTGTTGGGAAGCAATGACTTAAGCAGCTCACCCCTGGAAATAAAGGGGGTTACCAGCATAGTTCTTCACAAGGAATTTCGAAGACTCAACATGGACAATGATATCGCCTTGCTGCTCTTGGACTCACCCATCAGGTTCAATGGACTGACAGAGCCCATCTGCATACCCGGAAAGCCCAGCCCTTCTGTGTGGCACAAATGCTGGGTGGCAGGATGGGGTCAGACCAACAGTGGTATGTGTTAACTCAGCATCTCCTGAGAGCTGCTGGGGGAGGAGTCACATCATGGGCATCTGAGGCCAGTAAATCTAAAGATGTGGGCAGGagcatgaaaagagagagagtgaaggaaggaggaaggagaaaaagacttGCATTAGAGCAAATCCCTGCATACCTGAGGCTCACAGAGGCCAACTCTCAGCCCCTTCCCAGTGCCAAGGAAACAACTCCTCAAGGCCCCTAGTTGAGATGCCAGGTCCAAACCAGTCGCCAGGTGTGGTCATATTCAGCCAGCACAGAgcattcttgtttgtttgtttaactgaATTTAAACTCTCCAGCTTGCCGGGGGGCCCCCCCATACTCTTTATTCTCTTGCATCTCCTTTGATTCACACATTGATGTTTCCCACCTGGTTCCTACAGGCATTCAAGAAGCCTGTCCCAGCCTAGATATTTGATGGTCCTGGAGTGTTGCCCAGCCATTCTTAGAAATGAATTTGTTGTTACTTGTTGTTACATTGTTACTTGGCCAAGATAGGAAGAGCTGTACTAGGGCAGAAAGGGATTATGAAAGCTCCATTGGACTATCCCCAAAGAAAATAGGTTGGGGA
The DNA window shown above is from Neovison vison isolate M4711 chromosome 11, ASM_NN_V1, whole genome shotgun sequence and carries:
- the PRSS55 gene encoding serine protease 55, which translates into the protein MLLLSILLLMFQVKGVHFECGKRPIFEEGAQYSKIIGGMEAEVGEFPWQVSIQARNEHFCGGSIINKWWIVTAAHCLIFEELLPTDLSVVLGSNDLSSSPLEIKGVTSIVLHKEFRRLNMDNDIALLLLDSPIRFNGLTEPICIPGKPSPSVWHKCWVAGWGQTNSDDKSSVKTDLMKVPMIIMDWEKCSEAFPKLTKNMLCAGYQNESFDACQGDSGGPLVCTTESDKTWYQVGIISWGKSCGQKNTPGIYTLLENYNLWIKKVTEIEGRPFDAEEMKAPPNRKQMRSHAAEFPEPGSPRFWILISLLSYVICWDIFY